The Gemmatimonadales bacterium genome includes a region encoding these proteins:
- a CDS encoding GNAT family N-acetyltransferase, with product MSPKTEVIRTYLELSSRAAFQPAKLEDPKVTLERVPRCSVEQSKTLYREVGEACHWLDRLVWSDDELDAYLTQPGFGVWLMRYEGKLAGFFELRTDADKSIEIALFGLLSEFFGRGLGKHLLSCAVETAWEIGTSRVWLHTCTLDSPAALPNYLGRGFVPYKRESHAVESASP from the coding sequence ATGAGCCCGAAGACGGAGGTCATCCGAACCTACCTGGAACTCAGCAGCCGCGCGGCTTTTCAGCCTGCCAAGCTCGAGGATCCCAAGGTCACCCTCGAGCGAGTGCCGCGTTGCAGCGTCGAGCAGTCAAAGACGCTGTACCGGGAGGTGGGGGAAGCATGCCACTGGTTAGACCGGCTGGTTTGGAGCGACGACGAGCTTGATGCGTACCTGACCCAGCCTGGATTCGGGGTGTGGCTGATGCGCTACGAAGGTAAGTTGGCCGGGTTCTTCGAGTTACGAACAGATGCGGACAAGTCCATTGAAATCGCGCTCTTCGGCCTTCTGAGCGAGTTCTTTGGCCGGGGACTTGGGAAGCACCTGTTGAGTTGCGCGGTAGAAACGGCGTGGGAGATCGGCACCTCGAGGGTCTGGCTGCACACGTGCACCCTCGACAGCCCGGCGGCTCTGCCGAACTACCTGGGTCGCGGCTTCGTCCCATACAAGAGGGAATCACATGCCGTCGAGTCCGCTTCCCCCTGA